The nucleotide sequence GCCTTGCTTTAACATAAGTGCAGGTGCCTGGGGTCCATCGGCGGCCTTCCCGGATTTTCCTTTCcgttagagctctgtaaatgaaacttttgaagctagagctctgtaaatgaagcttttgaagctagaactctgtaaatgaagcttttgaagctgtttgacatgagtgatgctcatgaatgtttatgttgattgacatgagtgatgctcatggatgttgtcatgagtgatactcatgaatgttaacatgagtgatgctcatgaatgttaacatgagtgatgctcatgaatgttgacacgaatgatggtcatgaatgtttatgtatgattgtcacgAGTGATATTCATAGCTCCAgacctcatgtctccatgcttgcactatccaatcttggctaaaaaaaaatgctctaaaatgctccaaaatgcactttcttgccaactttgttattatgacctacaaacacatgaaaatagcttaaaatacataattaactaagaaataacaacacaaatgcacaagaacaagctaactaagtcgcatgaatatgcttctatcaagggtgaggagccttaggaattggcctcagaaatggcctctcctaattgtgagggtaaggggtccttttatagaataaggactcctcacttattacatatttaccccttcctttatcacataattacatttaagtccaccgagtatttatacgaggtctaaatacgaggccctaattatggtataaacagtagtcccccaagtcttcagtcaagagagtcttttggcttgagacttgaaattcagtccctgtgtgggccgaagtaactagatgctgtcTTGAACCGATGCTcaatatgaggcagtgctcaatctgaaatgacgctcaactagaagtagcacacgctggaaggctgctcggctcgtggcttatgttgccttggttggctcggcttgcggtgtttgaaggtgagggagtcccttttatagaataagggctcactcctcaatacatgaatgatgggctagagttgatgctctctaatgatggtgagggagtcccttttataaaataaatgctCGCTCCTCactacataagtgatgggttatgagtgatgctctctaatgatggtgagggagtccattttatagaataagagctcactcttcagtacatgaataatgggtgctttctaatgaaagtaagggagtcccttttatagaataagggcttgctccttaatacataaataatgggctaagtcccccaagtatttttcatgaggcccaattggggcccaatatatggtacataatgtagtcccccaagtcttcggtcaatagagtctgttggctgaagacttcaaattgaatccatgtatgggccgaagtggcggttgttcagaggcggtatttgtataccctgtactgaagcttttgtgggtgaagctttgcaagtaaagctttgaagctagagctctgtaaatgaagctttcgaagttggagcttttgtaaatgaaacttttgaagctagagctctgtaaatgaagcttttgaagctagaactctgtaaatgaagcttttgaagctgtttgacatgactgatgctcatgaatgtttatgttgattgacatgagtgatgctcatggatgttgtcatgagtgatactcatgaatgttaacatgagtgatgctcatgaatgttaacatgagtgatgctcatgaatgttaacatgagtgatgctcatgaatgttaacatgagtgatgctcatgaatgttgacacgaatgatggtcatgaatgtttatgtatgattgtcacgagtgatgctcatgaatgtttatgtataaatgacatgagtaatgctcatgtacaatttagagtactgggcatacttttgttCACCTGAttggtttgggctttttttttttaattaccctttgatggggtttatacatattaccctctgatggggtttatacagatatttCCAAAAGatctgaaaaataaattacatcattcaaaaataaataaagcaatCGTTggtgctttgcttttgcttttgttttcggctttgcttttgctttcttcttttgctttctcttttccttttccttgcaCTTCTCTATAAACCGAACCAAGATGCTTTGCAAGCCTGTGGAACAGCAGAAGCAgatttgcttttgctttgcttttactttcctttttgtgagggtaaggggtccttttatagaataaggactcctcacttattacatatttgccccttcctttatcacataattacatttaagtgacccgagtatttatacgaggtctaaatacgagaccctaaatatggtataaacaaaagtctaatgtaaaaaaaatctgaataagATGACTTCACGATGTTATAAATATTaaacggtctagtggtattcctctttacttgtaagtgagaggttttaggttcgattttaatcaaaggcgaatttgaaccacattattgctagcccattatgaggctaagcccactctCTCTCcgttaatgtagataatatcgtttgttccaaaaaaaaaacaaaaaaacaagacactacattttttttttcctgaaaaaaaatgtcttatctatttaaaatttgataatttaCCTTTAAAGTGTATCACATAAAAGTTTTTGAAATGTAAATTGTGGATTTAGCGCAAAGGTGTAAGAGAATGTTTTGCTAATTTGTGCTCTGCAATGGATTGAGCTGCACCTTTCCTTGCACAGAAATATACAAAACTTTCATTCTTCGTTCTTTGAGTTTTTCTTCAGTCTTATTTCCCAATCcataacttaaaaaaacaaCATCAAATACTAAAAACCAACACAAGTCACGtaatttaaattgaaaaaaactaaATAGATTACAATCTAGTAGAGAAGGGAAGAATTTGGAGGTTTTAATGAACTTAAGGACATTTGTTTGAAAAAATATCATTAGGgaacttaattttttaaatggTAGGATTATGAGAGATATGTTGAAAAGTGTGTGATTAAGgaaatgaactaaaataaaaactaaaaactatttttaacttgtatttattttgaagattttgttttttgttcatttttctttgtttccttcATTCCCTTCCACCAGTATTCTTCATCCCTCATTTTCGCCTCCACTCTTCTTCATCCCATATTTCCTCCAAATAATTTCTCCATAACTCAAACacataaaaatgaaaactaaaaatagaaaacatttTGATAATTATCTCACAAATATGATCTCACATTTCCACCATATAATTTCCCTTTATATTTATGGAATAGTTATTAGCACTTAAAAGTCATTATGCACTCTTTAAATATATAGATTTGACAAACCGGCATTATATCTATCAAAGACAAGGAGCAAGAAATAATTGCTTGGTCACAAGCCAGTAATTTCTTTCTAATTAATATGTGTAGTAGATTACCAAGAGAAGTTTACCACAAACATTCATCGTTTCAGCCAAATAAtgtaaattagggttttcttggtTGAGGCAATAGTAGGACCTCAAGCTAGGCAAGTAATTATGCAACTTTGATCGTAGCATGCATGTCTTACTAGCAAGTTagcaaaatttattttaaataaaaaagagtgaATTCTTGATCAATTGAAATTTACCGTCCACCATGCCAGTGGAAGGTATACACAAAGGATCGATCAtcacttatttattcattttctttattcttaataACCTACTTATCTTCTTAGATATATCCATCAGCAAAAATTGCTAGAGTGGTTGTTGTTCTTCCATAGCTAGTAAGGCTTCTCCCCAACATAGTTGCCTGGGGGATCATAGTTGCATCCAATGAAGGTACCCCCACTGCTGCACCTCACTTTTGCGCACCCTACACGAGCCGAGTTACGCCAAACCACCTGTGTATAATGCCCACACACCTTTCCAGCGGCACACGAGTTCGACTCATAACTGTAGTCGGCTTTCTCCGCCACCCACAGGTCCACAGCCGCTGTTCCCGACATGTCACCAGTGCTCATGGCAAGGTTTTCACCGTATGGCCCACCGGAGTGCACGAGATTGCAGTCGCCAACATGTTGGTTGGCGTAGTTTTGTGCATAGCCTGCTACATTGTCATCCCACGTCAAGGGACCAACGCCTACTGCTGCTCGAGCGGCGTTGTGGGAATTGAGGTAGTCTTGGGGTGTGTCTTGGGCATGAGAGGATTGTATTAGGGCTGAGCCTAAAATGAAAAGGAGAGCTAGGGAAATATTGCACAACCCCATGTTAATGGTTTGTTCTCTTTGTGGATGGGCAAATGAGATGTTATGGTGCGGAATATTTATAATAGCGGGGAACGGTAAATGTTGATATTATGAGCTCTGAGAAATTGAGGATGTGGAAATTTATTTGCATGACTATCAAAGTTGAACGTTCACATTGCGTTATCAACTGAAGAAACCAAACCGTCGCCGAACTGATAAAACAAAACCCTACTTCTATATTTCTTTACTTACAACGGCTTACTTTTACAAGTAAAATTTATGAGAGGATTAACTTTTTCTAGTACTACAAACGATATTCTACATAGTCTAGACAAGGATGGAGATAGTTTGAACTAGGAAAGAGGATATGAACTACTATGACAATCTACCACTTGCATGAGAAGTACGAAGATTAGTCAAACTTTCTCGAGGTAATTAAATTGTCAGTATAACAAAAATAAGCAATCGTAACACCAAAAACGTGGCTACTGCTGGGGTAACAATAATATCGATCACTGACCTAGATATTATGTTGCTATGTAATACTTTAATTTCCCGATATTTGTTAACACAATTAACAATCCCTTGAAACCTTTGAAATTCATGTTGATGATGCAACATTGGAACAAATTGGAACTAATTGCTTTGGTAAATAAGCAGATCTGCTTCTTCGAATTTACGTTTGAAATTTACGTTTGTCATATCTGTTTACTTTTCTTTTAGAAAAGTATATGATCGATGCATGTAGGAAACGTATATGTTCATCTGTTGAAGGAAAGGTCTACTAAGCCTTCCCGTCATATTCTTTGCACTGTTGCAATACGTGTGGTATACGGGTCTTCTCCgaagttttattttcttgaaaCAAATATATTTTGGATGTGGAAGTCTAACTAAACTACACAATCACCTAACCATAAATTTGGCATTATTTATGGTTTTGAACTCCTCTTTAGGAAAACTGAATTTAAGACTTTCAACTTACAAGTTAGGAAAAAATAAATACCACTATATTGTAGTAGTAGAGGTGCGAGTCTtctttcaattaaaataaaatagaatattatgaacctctcattttttttccctaaCATTATAGAGGAGAATAATTGAGTTAAGTCACACAATTGTTAGGGTTCAAGATTTTTGTATATGAATTTCGCTGTAGTAATTGAGAGAATAAAGGACTGCATTTTCTGAGAATGAAAGATGTAGTTGCAGAGAGAATGTTTGAAGGACTGTATAAGATGCAATCCATTACCAAtcctttcatatattttataatatacatatttatttgtttaattactactttaagttttaaaattgttaaattatttTATCTCATTATATTATAACATGTGAATAAATAACATCATATTACCCTTAATATTGTGTTCAAAAGGGATATCTGTTGTACGTGGTTTAGTGTTGTCCGCGAATGTCCTCAACGCAAGACTTTTACCCGAATTGTGATGGCATTATTAGCATTAGCATACTTTTGGACATAAAGGCTACTACGTCAGCATCCTACGTCAGCATCCTACGTCAACTTTGGTAGCATTGAGACGCACGAAAATGTGGAACACGATGGCCTGTATGTATTGGGATATAGTGTGGAAAAGTTGGCGGCGAACCGTCTGGCGTCTCGGCGTTGTAAGGAAGCATGTGATTTAATTTGGGTCGATAGGTCCCCATCTTCCTTTATTCATGTTTTGTGTAATGATGACCTTCTTTGTTCCTCCTAATTGCTTTCTGGTAGTGCAAGGTGAGACGCTTTAGCATTAGATGCGTCGTCGTGGTTTTTCTGACCCCCCTTTGCACTACTCTTTTCTagtagtttatttggttgtttgccTCGGTGTAGGCTTTCTTGTTTCTCTTTGACATATTTGCCCGGTTATTGATATTtccgttttcccaaaaaaaaacttgCTTTGTTGAAGtccacataatttttttttaaatttaaaaaaaaaaattggaaccaTGTGTATGTCTTTGGTTCCGGACGAAAGTGTTGGAAACTACGACCTGTCTATATTCAGAAGTGTGGAAAATATGGGACACAGACCcctctttcctttaaattattGTACTAATTTTGAATCATTCATCCTACccgtaataataataatttacaaAAAATTGGAACTATATTAGATCAAGTCGTTAGTCACGGAAGAAAATGTGGACACTATACCAGTATGTATTGGGATATATTGTAGAGAATTTGCTTTGTTAATGTCCGAATGGATTTAGGTACGACTACAGTTGTAATATCGTTAGTTGTCATTAGTATTACTGTTTAGTGAAAATATTCTCCATTTGTAAGTGGGGAGGTCTCATTTTAACTTTGAGTTCAAATCTAATTGTCACGCCCCAATCCTGACATACGTACATGATCGACATGTGACATCACTTAGTActcgtatatctaacataccccgcctccaGGATATGGACAATCACAAGAAAGATCCAATTGCGTAGTAATTTTTCGTATACtctatggctgcatctaacctctttgTTAGATTGCCTTCGTACCCTCCGAtgagatcaagccattcgtagttcactatTTGTTAAACTATGAACTATTCGTAAAATACTTCCTAGCAGAAAACATAGAGTACCACACTACACATCAATCATAAGCCAAGCAAGAGTTGTCATCTTAccattcacacacacatatgcttTCCAACACCATTCAacaatcacatcaatcaataacacatacaatacaccaaaatgcagggctagagcgacacagttcggGAGAAGCCTACATCCCTGAAGCTTTCTCAATTTAGACCGAATCCAAGGAATCAGCGAAGTCAAGGATgtgatttcggaccactcaacgaaatcctaCAAAATTGGGTTCCGGAccacttaacggaatcaaagTACCAAACGAGATTCTGgacctctcaacggaatccaaatcaggatacgattcctgaccactcaatggaatcacGGAGTAAAAGGGATTCTGGACCTCTCAACGGAATCtaagtggatacgattccggaccactcaacggaatctagACGGAGCAGGGAAtcagaccactcaatggaatcccAGCAGAACCCGGTTCTGTaccactcaacggaactgaGTGGAAGTCTAGGAAACATAACAACGACTCGAAGAAACAAGACATGAATCAAGTTACTCAATTTAGAATGGCTCAACAAAATAAGAGATGAAACAATGAAACTAGATATGAAACAAGCTTCGAAGCAACAAACCCCAGGACAATGGGTTAACGGTTCACTACgagccctcacatttcatcaaacaattcaacaagcaCTTCGAATCacatttcaaaaatatcatcaatacacaagtcaaatcacatttaataaacatagatcaatggctaaatataaaaaaaaaaatatcacatttcaatagaaatcacatttataaaatCAAGTGATATCCACAAAGGATACTAAATACAAAATCagggtaataaccatatcacatatcTTAAAGTCACTCACTAACCAATGTAGGCCCACTAGACTTCGCTTAATCTCTAatagtactaattttagtatttaagaACGATTTGAatcatgttgaccaaaagtcaactctctgTCAATGGTGGGTTCCGCAACCCTACATAATTCGATCTGGAACATCCGCCCACAGATTTCTGATCTGTAACCTCCCAAGagtctcattaatcttctagaaCAATATTCTAAAGTTTTAGaacgatccaactgtcggatctccgccaatcacTAAAATTAAATTGCGGTCAATGTTTGGTTTTACAAATTTAGAAattcaatttgggaagatccgtacctCGGATTTccaatctgtaagttcctaaggtcctcaaatattacgtttaATAACATATTAACATTTATTGACAATCTAACGGTTGGATCTTCGTTTGCTACATTAGTAAAGTGGTGGACCCTAATGGAACTAGGTCCAAACGACAGAATTTCATCGAACGGAGGTCAAATATGAAATTAGAatatcaaatttagcctagaaaTTTAAAGTTGGCCCACTGGCCAAACGCTGCATGCGACGGTTTCCAGCAAACGAAAACCTAATTTTCCGActaactccaaaaattaccaaattttataggattataGAGCACAACAAGGGGAACAAATTTCATACCTAGGCTGAAGTCCAATTCGTCCAGGAAACGCCTAAAAACATCGTTGATCCGtcagaaccctagaaatgggtgttccTCGATTCGTTGAATTTGCAGCTCTGCCGCCCGCAAACTTGTTTGGGCTATATTCCTGGACTCAAGAGATGCCTAAGGGTGGTGGTGGTCGATGGAAATTTTTTCAGAAATGGCGGATTTGTTGCCTACACGCACGAAGCCCTCGGCTTTGATTCTTACAGAAAGACACCAAATCAACTCGGGTTTTGGGGGGAAATGGAAAATGACTTAATGCTGAGTTGCTTCCAGGTGATGGGTGGCTACGAATCACCAGAAAAAAAATGCCTGAAAAGGCGTCAGAAAACATGGTGCCGCCGGATTGGGTCTCGAGTTAAAGGGAGGGATCTGATTCCCTCATTCTCTCATCCCTCCTTTCCCCTCCTTGATTTTCCTTCTAATTCGCCTGTTTCTCCCACCTCTCTCTCCTTATCTCCCCATCCTAGCCACATAAATGGCACCAAATCAATGCTCCAGCAAATCTGAAGCCTTTCAGATAATGGTCAAATGATAATTTTGCCCTTGTCTTTACTTGTATATATCTCGTTCGTTATAGCTCCGTTTGGTGAACAGTTTTCCCTTACACACTCGTGAGGTCaagctctatccaaatatgtaaATAAGAATGACAAAACATATAGGAATTAAATACATCATCGAAAAGTACGTTTAGTTCATTAAGGTCTTTTTCATCCTTTTACTTATCGAAAAAAAACTATACGCCGTAATTATAAACGCATCGAAACTAAGAATACGAAATACGtaattttaaatagtgaaataTGAGGACGGGATTTCACACTACTTCGACCAATGTTgttgatattttctttttaggaTTGTACTTGGGTACTCACTAGTGAGTACTCACATTTTGATTGTGATTATTCACCTTTTGATTTTGTCCAATAatattttatgaaatgttttattgttttgaaaaataatgcaCATATGTTACTAACTTTTCTTgggtaataaaaaataaagaacataTGACATTTTTTGAATCGGCCAAAATCAGAAAGTGAGTACATAGATTGGTGAGTATTTATGTATTTAGGGTTGGACTATTATTTAATCTTTGAGGAAAAATTTTGCCTTTAAGGTAATTAaggaaaattattaaaaaaatctttttttaatGCTTGATTTGACCCAATTATGTATTTTGAATGTGGAATGCTTGCTAACATCAAATACCTGAATGTTGGAATCAAATCTGAGTAAACTTGAGCAACCTGCAAAACAGTAAAACAATTGTGAGCAATCCTTAAACCCAGGGGGGGAGATGGGTGTTCATGCCAAAAGCTTTCCAACGGTCAAGTAAGTGAATGATTTTTAGACTCTAGTGAGTAAGAGAATTGAAGTGTATAGATTGTGTTACCATGGATGAACCCTAGGTGGGTGTATTTATAGTGTAGGAAATAGACCTTTTTAGGATATAGTCCTCGTTCTAAGACGAGAGAATCCTAAAGGATATCTAGTAAAtagatattgcatcctcttagGAGTTGTGATTACTTGCAGCACAGGCCTATCCTTAGATTGTAAGGACTCCAAGAGACTTATAGGATCTGATTGTGTTCATATTCAGATCAGATCACGTATGGAACATGCATGGTCATCCAACGGAGTTGTTAGGACTTTACCTAGTACCCCGGAGTAGAGTGATGGTAGCACCCTGTTTCGTCTGATATAGCACCACCCGGAGTTGGAGCTGGTGAGTCCATGATCGAACTTTTAAGGTAACAACATTCAAATTTGACTCACTCTGGCCTTGGAAAATcacaacataacacatactaaccttagcggattgtcaatgcccaactggcaatcctatggctaggaacgttttaggaatgaacataagagagaggtctcgataatctaactcattagatcacttctctcttagaacaaatacattccttggattcccttattgcttaaacacataatacaataaatagtgattaacaataagctttgcccttcattaaacatataaaagtttaatacaataagtattccaaaaagctattacatcaaatgagtggctttgtgggcatacttccaacagcaCCCTGTTTCGTCTGATATAGCACCACCCGGAGTTGGAGCTGGTGAGTCCATGATCGAACTTTTAAGGTAACAACATTCAAATTTGACTCACTCTGGCcttggaaaatcatggtcccccACTGAATTCATTAGAAAAAACAATTTCTCAACAAGTTAACCTACTATTTAGGAATACCATAATTGTGGTTCATGAATTTTCATTGCTGGAGTAAGGCAGATCGAAATACTAATACCTTAGAAGTCCGATCATGGACCCAACAACTTCGGCAGCGAAGCTGCATAGATGGATCATGGAGAAACGTTGTCACTATTAACCTATTTTGAAGCAGTGAGTGAAGTCCGTCAACTTCGCTAAGATTGACCATGCTTATTCCGTATGACTGAAGGAAAattttttgtcctagctaagaacaagtatgaacatttgaatacacatgcaagctattaacactttaaagtaggcatgcatccaaaaacaattcataaaacccatgactttcaaagcctagtatatggtgaaccaaaataaactctttaacaacattaaagagaagtaaagatttagagtttctttacccttgaagctcatccttgtttacacaagggattcacccaagtggagggccttcaagtcacctccaagctccttgaatcctccttgtgttttcctccctttagtgctcctttgatgatttgaggaaaaaggatttgttctccaaaacaccaaaagcttgatatctctaagtctcttcaccaaggttgtatcttgtgaagatgatatggatgactaagggaagaagagattgctagatgtccctccccttagtggccggcctccttagaagaaaatggagaaaatgtttcacccaatttcaacaagaaaaaccccaatgagaaaatagctataaagttgcttttataaccttttctttggtgagtggcaaacttgtaattaagcaaactttgcccatccaccctaatggccggccatcctttgttattgggctaatttgcccattttgttttagttttcatacaacttaaacataatgggccttttggaccaaaacgcttttgggccccgaaacccaaaaccaacatataagcccaatacgaacctttcgtaaaattaattaactaattaattaatcttgaccattcttcaattaaaccatttaattgcttatccatttcatataatttcttcacatacatccttactcggtgtacgatccattaggttccaattagcgaggcagtgggcgatgttactcttaactattgattgtgaattgaaaccacatttcaattctccctttaatgattagtgttacctaatcatttgggcttccacaaaccatgagtgacacctagcagtatgtcatggttacccaagctaagtagaattggttggagaacctatccagttacaactacaatgcaatacggtccttctctaatacaatactcttaatcacattgtttaagcgatagtttgtttcatgtctactatccaatgtgatactttcatatatgattcccttgaatatgatttggaacaaacttcctaagtcatattcatttgctttggccaaagactttagaatcatatcttagagtattctccctccaccatggaaggttagagatcccttgttgtacattcatatgcctacatgactagatagcttgaccccaacaatgtcgtggacactccaaaggaatgccgttgacatgatcaaagatcaaggacctaaccattagacatcgatgatgcctcaggtcaaaggactactttgcatattgcaaccttagagttcatacatgacatgtatgttcgaactctcttttgatcgtagttcagtgtactcgagtattctttcgagcacctatgtgtttgtcttagtgtccaacaccaaatgacttgagactagttatactcacgattgagtcaacataacacatactagccttagcggattgtcaatgcccaattagcaatcctatggctaggaacattttaggaatgaacataagagaaaggtctcgataatctaactcattagatcacttatctcttaatcaaatacattccttggattcccttattgcttaaacacatgatacaataaatagtgattaacaataagatttgccctccattaaacatataaaagtttaacacaataagtattccaaaaagctattacatcaaatgagtggctttgtgggcatacttccaacaatctcccacttgcactcaaagccatcgtcccatgtatctaatacccatcttttccatatgacggtcaagctgg is from Malus sylvestris chromosome 5, drMalSylv7.2, whole genome shotgun sequence and encodes:
- the LOC126620913 gene encoding pathogenesis-related protein 1-like; translated protein: MGLCNISLALLFILGSALIQSSHAQDTPQDYLNSHNAARAAVGVGPLTWDDNVAGYAQNYANQHVGDCNLVHSGGPYGENLAMSTGDMSGTAAVDLWVAEKADYSYESNSCAAGKVCGHYTQVVWRNSARVGCAKVRCSSGGTFIGCNYDPPGNYVGEKPY